One genomic region from Vicinamibacterales bacterium encodes:
- a CDS encoding RES family NAD+ phosphorylase codes for MPTWTRAALSPERRALSGTCWRLVEAQHHVPTMKLVDTLAEQRVLESIVEETKPPVPAECRGLHYLLATPFRYGAPYPGGSRFRRAGLTAGVFYASQAVDTAVAEMVFHRLLFFADSPATAWPARAGEFTAFSARYRSAAALDLGAAPLDADRASWTDPIDYAPCQALADAARDAGVELLRYPSARDAGGVNLALLSCRAFGAREPQARETWRIALGEHGARALRDMPDRGIEFGREAFAADHRIAALRWER; via the coding sequence TTGCCTACCTGGACGCGCGCCGCGCTCTCGCCTGAGCGCCGCGCGCTCTCGGGCACCTGCTGGCGCCTGGTCGAGGCGCAGCATCACGTGCCGACGATGAAGCTGGTCGACACGCTCGCGGAGCAGCGCGTGCTCGAGTCGATCGTCGAGGAGACGAAGCCGCCCGTGCCGGCCGAGTGCCGCGGCCTGCACTATCTGCTCGCGACCCCTTTTCGGTATGGCGCGCCGTATCCCGGCGGCTCGCGGTTTCGGCGCGCCGGCCTGACCGCCGGCGTGTTCTACGCCTCACAAGCGGTCGACACTGCCGTCGCCGAGATGGTGTTCCACCGGCTGTTGTTCTTCGCGGATTCGCCGGCGACGGCGTGGCCGGCGCGGGCCGGCGAGTTCACGGCGTTCTCGGCGCGCTACCGTTCGGCGGCGGCGCTCGATCTCGGGGCGGCGCCGCTCGACGCCGATCGCGCGAGCTGGACGGACCCCATCGACTACGCACCATGCCAGGCGCTGGCGGACGCGGCCCGCGACGCAGGCGTCGAGCTGCTGCGCTATCCGTCGGCGCGCGACGCCGGCGGCGTCAATCTCGCGCTCCTCAGCTGCCGGGCGTTCGGCGCGCGCGAGCCGCAGGCGCGCGAGACCTGGCGGATTGCCCTCGGCGAGCACGGCGCGCGGGCGCTGCGCGATATGCCGGATCGCGGGATCGAGTTCGGGCGCGAGGCGTTCGCGGCGGATCACCGGATCGCGGCGCTGCGCTGGGAGCGATGA
- a CDS encoding antitoxin Xre/MbcA/ParS toxin-binding domain-containing protein, with product MPSPAIDPAPSEGLVVTKAALRAAGLLGLSNRALARIVGLSDATVSRMGTGAYTLSPGDKAFEIAVLFVRLYRALDGLVDGDEAVARAWLRNPNSALGDAPLTLIQTVPGLVHTLAYLDARRALA from the coding sequence ATGCCGTCGCCTGCAATCGATCCAGCGCCGTCCGAAGGGCTTGTCGTCACGAAAGCGGCGCTGCGCGCCGCCGGACTCCTCGGCTTGTCGAACCGGGCGCTCGCCCGGATCGTCGGCCTTTCGGACGCGACGGTATCGCGCATGGGGACGGGCGCCTATACGTTGTCGCCCGGCGACAAAGCGTTCGAGATCGCCGTGCTGTTCGTACGTCTCTACCGGGCGCTCGACGGGCTCGTCGACGGCGACGAGGCGGTGGCGCGAGCCTGGCTGCGCAATCCCAACAGCGCGCTCGGCGATGCGCCGCTGACGCTGATCCAGACCGTCCCCGGCCTGGTGCACACGCTTGCCTACCTGGACGCGCGCCGCGCTCTCGCCTGA
- a CDS encoding ABC transporter ATP-binding protein gives MTPPRPPKLTSLLTPYRPLVGGIVLLTVAANALNLLVPRLIARAIDAFAGARPIPPALVAGFITVAAGIFLFTYLQNIVQTFAAERVARDLRAKIVATLATQSLAYVQQVTTAKLLTNLTSDVDAVKLFVSQAIGSLIASVFLIIGASALLLWIDWKLGLAVIAVLPVIGITFQIVLRRVRILFGKAQGAVDWLNKVISESILGAALIRLLNSEAIEQGKFRKANTEARDISLRILNLFAGLIPIIMFCTNVATLLILTIGGRFVIAGRMSLGDFAAFNSYLSILIFPVIMIGFMSNVIAQSTASYARIGAVLAAPTPPQRGGVVADLRGAVRVSHVTVRYAEREALKDVSFEVAPGSRTAIIGPTAAGKTQLLYVLTGLLDPASGHVEYDGRDLRDYDRTALHRQVALVFQDAAMFNLSLRENIGFSREVRDADLDKAIATAELADFVRALPQGLDTVVAERGTSLSGGQKQRIMLARALALNPRVLLLDDFTARVDAATERKILDNVRVNYPGLTLISVTQKIAPIEDYDQIVLLMEGEVLAAGTHPHLLDTCPEYAQIHDSQRSTSHYESVQA, from the coding sequence GTGACTCCCCCGCGCCCCCCGAAGCTGACCAGCCTGCTCACCCCGTACCGGCCCCTCGTCGGCGGGATCGTGCTGCTGACGGTCGCGGCCAACGCGCTGAACCTCCTGGTGCCACGGCTGATCGCGCGCGCGATCGACGCCTTCGCGGGCGCCCGGCCGATCCCGCCGGCGCTGGTGGCCGGGTTCATCACCGTGGCAGCAGGCATCTTCCTCTTCACCTACCTGCAGAACATCGTGCAGACGTTCGCAGCCGAGCGGGTGGCGCGCGATCTGCGGGCGAAGATCGTCGCCACGCTGGCGACTCAGAGCCTCGCCTATGTCCAGCAGGTGACGACGGCCAAGCTGCTGACCAACCTGACGTCGGACGTCGACGCGGTCAAGCTGTTCGTCTCGCAGGCGATCGGATCGCTGATCGCCTCGGTGTTCCTGATCATCGGCGCCAGCGCGCTGCTGCTGTGGATCGACTGGAAGCTCGGCCTGGCGGTGATCGCGGTGCTGCCGGTGATCGGCATCACGTTCCAGATCGTGCTTCGCCGGGTCCGCATCCTCTTCGGGAAGGCGCAAGGGGCGGTCGACTGGCTGAACAAGGTGATCAGCGAGAGCATCCTCGGCGCCGCGCTGATCCGGCTGCTCAACTCCGAGGCGATCGAGCAGGGGAAGTTCCGCAAGGCGAACACCGAGGCGCGCGACATCAGCCTGCGCATCCTCAACCTGTTCGCCGGGCTCATCCCGATCATCATGTTCTGCACCAACGTCGCGACGCTGCTGATCCTGACGATCGGCGGCCGCTTCGTGATCGCCGGCCGCATGAGCCTTGGCGACTTCGCCGCGTTCAACAGCTATCTCTCGATCCTGATCTTCCCGGTGATCATGATCGGCTTCATGAGCAACGTCATCGCGCAGTCGACCGCCTCCTACGCGCGCATCGGCGCGGTGCTCGCGGCGCCGACGCCGCCGCAGCGCGGCGGCGTCGTGGCGGATCTGCGCGGTGCGGTGCGCGTCTCGCACGTCACCGTCCGCTACGCCGAGCGCGAGGCGCTCAAGGACGTCTCCTTCGAGGTCGCGCCAGGCAGCCGCACGGCGATCATCGGTCCGACCGCCGCCGGCAAGACGCAGCTCCTCTACGTGCTCACCGGGCTGCTCGACCCGGCGTCGGGGCACGTCGAGTACGACGGGCGCGATCTGCGCGACTACGACCGGACGGCGCTCCACCGCCAGGTGGCGCTCGTCTTCCAGGACGCGGCGATGTTCAACCTGTCGCTGCGCGAGAACATCGGGTTCAGCCGCGAGGTGCGCGACGCGGATCTCGACAAGGCGATCGCGACCGCGGAGCTCGCCGATTTCGTGCGGGCGCTGCCGCAGGGGCTCGACACGGTCGTCGCCGAGCGCGGCACCAGCCTGTCGGGCGGCCAGAAACAGCGGATCATGCTGGCGCGGGCGCTGGCGCTCAACCCGCGCGTGCTGCTGCTCGACGACTTCACGGCGCGCGTCGACGCCGCCACCGAGCGCAAGATCCTCGACAACGTCCGCGTCAACTATCCCGGCCTGACCCTCATCTCCGTCACCCAGAAGATCGCGCCGATCGAGGACTACGACCAGATCGTGCTGCTGATGGAAGGCGAGGTGCTGGCGGCCGGCACGCACCCGCACCTGCTCGACACTTGTCCCGAATACGCCCAGATCCATGACTCCCAGCGAAGCACCAGCCACTACGAGTCCGTACAGGCTTAG
- a CDS encoding ABC transporter ATP-binding protein translates to MLSALKKLAPVLRGEHRRLAVAFAATIVSAAMGLLGPVIIARTIDTDIRGHDFHGVLVSAGVLLLAYLVGLVATYVQAQQMGRVGRYLLFNLRNALFAKLQDLPLAFFNENKAGDLISRINNDTDKLNQFFSQALVQVAANLFVMTGAAIFLVTLHARLGLAALAPAAAALVLTRLAGPWMKRRNLASLQALGALSGEIQESMSNFRVIVAFNRVDYFERQFREANERNYGASVAAGIANTVLIPLYGLALNLAQVVVLAYGFYLITTGGFTVGLLIGFLLYVNSFYMPLRQLAALWSSFQLAMASLDRISAVLALRGDLAQAPAAAAADASVLAFDHVRFSYAPGTPILRDASFAFEPGKTYALVGPTGGGKTTTALLMARLYDPAGGRVLLDGRDIRAYTPAERAARIGFILQEPFLFTGTVRDNLVYGNEALSSLSDEALLARLTEKHLDALLERFKEGVATPVTSSGEGLSLGQRQIVAFIRAVLREPEILILDEATANIDTVTEQVLEQILRELPARTTKVVIAHRLNTIENADEILFINGGEITRAGSMQDALDLLLHHKRES, encoded by the coding sequence GTGCTGTCGGCGCTGAAGAAGCTGGCGCCGGTACTGAGGGGCGAGCACCGCCGGCTGGCGGTCGCCTTCGCGGCGACGATCGTCTCGGCCGCGATGGGGCTGCTCGGCCCGGTGATCATCGCGCGCACCATCGACACCGATATTCGCGGGCACGACTTCCACGGCGTGCTGGTCTCGGCCGGCGTGCTGCTGCTCGCCTATCTGGTCGGCCTGGTCGCCACCTACGTGCAGGCGCAGCAGATGGGACGGGTCGGCCGCTACCTGCTGTTCAACCTGCGGAACGCGCTGTTCGCGAAACTGCAGGACCTGCCGCTGGCCTTCTTCAACGAAAACAAGGCCGGCGACCTGATCTCGCGCATCAACAACGACACCGACAAGCTGAACCAGTTCTTCTCGCAGGCGCTGGTGCAGGTCGCGGCCAACCTGTTCGTGATGACCGGCGCGGCCATCTTCCTGGTGACGCTGCACGCGCGGCTCGGACTGGCGGCGCTCGCCCCGGCCGCCGCCGCGCTCGTGCTGACCCGTCTCGCCGGCCCCTGGATGAAGCGCCGCAACCTCGCGAGCCTGCAGGCCCTCGGCGCGCTGAGCGGCGAGATCCAGGAGAGCATGAGCAACTTCCGCGTCATCGTCGCGTTCAACCGCGTCGACTATTTCGAGCGGCAGTTCCGCGAGGCCAACGAGCGCAACTACGGCGCGTCGGTAGCGGCCGGAATCGCCAACACGGTGCTCATCCCGCTCTACGGCCTGGCGCTCAACCTCGCCCAGGTCGTCGTCCTGGCCTACGGGTTCTACCTGATCACGACCGGCGGCTTCACCGTCGGCCTGCTGATCGGGTTCCTGCTCTATGTGAACAGCTTCTACATGCCGCTGCGCCAGCTCGCGGCGCTGTGGTCGTCGTTCCAGCTGGCCATGGCCAGCCTCGATCGGATTTCGGCCGTCCTCGCGCTGCGCGGCGACCTGGCGCAGGCGCCAGCGGCGGCCGCCGCGGATGCCTCGGTGCTCGCCTTCGATCACGTCCGGTTCAGTTACGCGCCAGGCACCCCGATCCTGCGCGACGCGTCGTTCGCCTTCGAGCCGGGGAAGACGTATGCGCTGGTCGGCCCGACCGGCGGCGGCAAGACGACCACGGCCCTGCTGATGGCGCGGCTCTACGATCCGGCGGGTGGACGCGTGCTGCTCGACGGCCGCGACATCCGCGCCTATACGCCGGCCGAGCGCGCCGCGCGCATCGGCTTCATCCTGCAGGAGCCGTTCCTCTTCACCGGCACGGTGCGCGACAATCTCGTCTACGGCAACGAAGCGCTGTCCTCGCTCTCCGACGAAGCGCTGCTCGCGCGCCTCACGGAAAAGCACCTCGACGCGCTGCTCGAGCGGTTCAAGGAAGGGGTCGCGACGCCGGTCACCTCCAGCGGCGAGGGACTGAGCCTCGGCCAGAGACAGATCGTCGCCTTCATCCGCGCCGTGCTGCGCGAGCCCGAGATCCTCATCCTCGACGAGGCCACCGCGAACATCGACACGGTGACCGAGCAGGTGCTCGAGCAAATCCTCCGCGAGCTGCCGGCGCGCACGACCAAGGTCGTCATCGCGCACCGCCTCAACACGATCGAGAACGCCGACGAGATCCTGTTCATCAACGGCGGCGAGATCACCCGCGCCGGCTCGATGCAGGACGCACTCGACCTGCTGCTGCACCACAAGCGCGAGAGCTAG